From Salvia splendens isolate huo1 chromosome 16, SspV2, whole genome shotgun sequence, a single genomic window includes:
- the LOC121770490 gene encoding uncharacterized protein LOC121770490 — MNRFSNNGEAVWGGHRPDSFSSGASQRQNFNLRHNEVFQRQAFDEGDLEGRPPGDSNQEETLSGKMDRLLEKMDKFDQWKDETDRKFKCLDPLLARETEPPLGFDEADDGVYEELRRWKSMDRGGRVRNPTGGYRDGAIEDRGFRPDRSNDGSAWDVPGNRYTRPAGGNLQHQFEKPASCWDPPQRYHSSAAGVDKNQVSMKPPRFDGSDATNWISRVNYYFDHVMMPEAQRLHYAVMLFDPPASEWVFNYCGNNDFVTWQDFLEDVRHRFDRQSFKDYFELIAKLTQTGTVLEYHDTFERYLNRVQGVPESKLFTLYVAGLKPDMQERVTLHRPTSLAAAMALSLALADSHSDRTQVQLNSGFQRRTWQGRDTRATTAPPGHQPAAPAGATSGLPSGTQQHQREQTRQPTIRVSQAERSECSRLGLCWHCPEKWVVGHVCKQRMLCYADEEEVSDGGKDEVREEEISSEVAHIHSLDGGRRSRPLKVLGHIHDREVCILVDTGSDRDFLHPKIAESLHLPLSPIRPFRVFVGNGAALLCTHMAVRTKLRMQGCEFVVDLHILPIHGPDVILGMDWLESLGQISADFAQKTLEFNHKGQSFTLRGILPPPRRLTAETFLSMHSSADMAECFEIALLKLESDESGSDCFPSDLPGGVAAVLESFLSVFRVPTGMPPVRQYDHRIHLLPGSKPVNVQPYRYPYFQKNEIERQVREMLEQGIIQRSNSPFSSPVLLIRKKDGSFRFCIDYRALNNVTVPDHFPIPTVDELFDELGKARFFSKLDLRSGYHQIRMHDEDVFKTAFRIHDGHFEFLVMPFGQTNAPSTFQAAMNSIFQHMMRKFVIVFFDDILIYSPSVEEHASHLSDVLTVLREHNFFVKLSKCSFCSPTVEYLGHLITDGLLKADPVKIEAMTAWPVPKNVKQLRGFLGLTGYYRRQYAFIAAPMTNLLKKDAFCWTAGAEESFHALKKAMTRAPVLRLPDFEKPFCVEIDASDSGIGAVLLRTITPLLSTARNSGLGGKWPRLIIKNYTL; from the coding sequence ATGAATCGATTTAGCAATAACGGGGAGGCGGTATGGGGCGGTCATCGCCCGGATTCTTTTTCGAGTGGTGCTTCGCAGCGTCAGAATTTCAATCTCCGACATAATGAGGTTTTTCAACGTCAGGCGTTCGACGAAGGAGATTTGGAGGGTCGCCCACCAGGCGATTCGAACCAGGAGGAAACATTGAGTGGGAAGATGGACCGATTACTGGAAAAGATGGACAAATTCGATCAGTGGAAGGATGAAACCGATCGCAAGTTCAAGTGTTTGGATCCACTTTTGGCGCGTGAGACGGAACCACCTCTAGGGTTTGATGAGGCGGACGACGGTGTGTATGAGGAGTTACGGAGGTGGAAATCGATGGATAGAGGGGGTCGTGTCCGAAACCCTACTGGGGGTTATCGGGATGGCGCGATCGAGGATCGCGGATTCCGCCCCGATAGGAGCAACGACGGTTCGGCCTGGGATGTGCCAGGGAATCGCTACACTAGGCCTGCAGGAGGGAATCTTCAGCACCAATTCGAAAAGCCTGCGTCGTGTTGGGATCCCCCCCAGCGATATCACTCGTCTGCAGCGGGGGTTGACAAAAATCAAGTATCAATGAAGCCTCCGCGATTTGATGGCAGCGACGCAACAAACTGGATTTCCAGGgttaattattattttgatcaCGTTATGATGCCGGAAGCTCAACGCCTTCATTACGCAGTCATGCTATTCGATCCCCCAGCATCGGAATGGGTTTTTAACTACTGCGGCAACAACGATTTTGTCACGTGGCAGGACTTCTTGGAAGATGTGCGTCATCGCTTCGACAGGCAGAGTTTTAAAGATTATTTCGAGTTAATCGCAAAGCTGACGCAGACGGGAACAGTCCTAGAGTACCATGATACGTTCGAGAGGTACCTAAATCGGGTCCAGGGGGTCCCGGAATCGAAACTCTTTACTCTATATGTGGCAGGTCTAAAACCGGATATGCAGGAACGAGTCACACTACACCGGCCGACGTCCCTAGCTGCAGCCATGGCCCTGTCGTTGGCCTTAGCGGATTCCCATTCTGACCGCACTCAGGTACAACTCAACTCGGGTTTCCAACGCAGGACGTGGCAAGGCCGCGACACCCGAGCAACGACAGCCCCGCCAGGCCATCAACCGGCTGCTCCAGCGGGCGCCACGTCGGGTCTGCCTTCGGGAACGCAGCAGCATCAGAGGGAGCAGACACGCCAACCGACCATCCGGGTATCTCAGGCGGAAAGGTCGGAATGCTCTAGATTGGGGCTGTGTTGGCACTGTCCGGAGAAGTGGGTAGTAGgtcatgtgtgtaaacaacgtaTGCTCTGCTACGCCGACGAGGAGGAAGTATCGGACGGTGGGAAAGACGAGGTTCGAGAGGAGGAGATATCGTCGGAGGTTGCCCATATACACTCACTTGATGGGGGACGGCGTTCTCGACCGCTCAAAGTGTTGGGCCACATCCATGATCGCGAGGTCTGCATACTCGTAGACACGGGCAGTGACCGAGATTTTTTACACCCGAAAATAGCGGAGAGCCTACATCTGCCTTTGTCTCCGATTAGACCCTTTCGAGTGTTTGTAGGTAATGGGGCAGCGCTACTTTGCACGCACATGGCGGTGCGAACGAAATTGAGGATGCAAGGATGCGAGTTTGTGGTTGACCTTCACATTTTACCAATTCATGGGCCGGATGTGATTTTAGGCATGGATTGGTTGGAGTCTCTGGGACAAATATCAGCAGATTTCGCACAAAAGACACTGGAGTTCAATCACAAGGGACAGTCGTTCACTTTGCGTGGTATTCTGCCCCCACCACGCCGCCTAACAGCTGAAACTTTCCTTTCTATGCACTCGTCAGCCGATATGGCTGAATGCTTCGAGATCGCCTTATTGAAATTGGAATCAGACGAAAGTGGTTCCGACTGTTTCCCCTCTGATCTACCGGGAGGAGTGGCAGCGGTTTTGGAGAGTTTTTTGTCAGTCTTCAGGGTACCGACGGGAATGCCTCCCGTGCGCCAGTACGACCATCGAATTCACTTGCTACCAGGGTCCAAACCAGTCAATGTGCAGCCGTACAGGTATCCTTACTTCCAGAAAAACGAGATTGAGCGACAGGTACGGGAGATGCTAGAGCAGGGAATTATTCAACGGAGTAACAGTCCGTTCTCTTCGCCAGTGTTGTTGATCAGAAAAAAGGACGGATCTTTCCGCTTCTGCATCGATTATCGGGCTTTGAACAATGTGACGGTCCCGGATCATTTCCCGATTCCAACGGTGGATGAGCTTTTCGATGAATTAGGAAAAGCAAGGTTTTTCTCCAAGCTAGATTTGCGATCAGGATACCATCAGATCCGGATGCATGATGAAGATGTGTTCAAGACCGCGTTTCGGATTCATGACGGGCACTTCGAGTTTCTGGTAATGCCGTTCGGCCAGACAAATGCCCCATCAACCTTCCAGGCGGCAATGAACTCAATATTCCAACATATGATGCGCAAATTTGTCATTGTGTTTTTTGACGATATCCTGATCTATAGTCCATCCGTTGAGGAGCATGCATCACACTTATCGGACGTCCTGACCGTCCTACGCGAGCACAACTTCTTCGTCAAATTGTCGAAGTGCTCTTTTTGTAGTCCCACTGTGGAATATCTTGGTCACCTTATCACTGATGGCCTATTGAAGGCGGATCCGGTAAAAATTGAGGCGATGACGGCTTGGCCAGTACCAAAAAATGTAAAACAGTTAAGAGGATTTTTGGGGTTGACAGGTTACTATAGAAGGCAGTATGCTTTTATCGCCGCCCCGATGACGAATCTCCTAAAGAAAGACGCCTTTTGTTGGACAGCAGGCGCGGAGGAGAGCTTCCATGCATTGAAGAAAGCAATGACGAGAGCGCCGGTGCTTCGGCTCCCTGATTTTGAGAAACCTTTTTGTGTGGAGATAGACGCTTCAGACTCTGGGATTGGAGCCGTGTTGCTACGGACGATCACCCCATTGCTTTCTACAGCAAGAAACTCGGGCCTCGGCGGAAAGTGGCCTCGACTTATCATAAAGAACTATACGCTATAG
- the LOC121770566 gene encoding intracellular ribonuclease LX-like: MEGKGTIVIILFVLYFQSFLCSSQDFDFFYFVQQWPASYCDTRQSCCYPTTGKPNEDFSIHGLWPNYNNGKWPQNCDTASSLDISQISDLKKRMEKDWVTLACPSGDGMKFWGHEWEKHGTCTSLDEHTYFESALDLKNKANLLQHLKQAGIQPGNFFTMESMKRAIKEGVGYEAYIECNVDTQGNHQIYQVYMCVDKSAKNFIECPILPRGRGCGSRVEFPSLSHHSG, encoded by the exons ATGGAAGGAAAGGGTACCATAGTGATCATCCTATTCGTTTTGTACTTTCAATCATTTCTGTGTTCGTCTCAAGATTTCGATTTCTTCTACTTTGTTCAACAG TGGCCTGCATCGTATTGTGACACTCGGCAAAGCTGCTGCTATCCTACAACTGGAAAACCCAATGAAGATTTCAGCATTCATGGGCTTTGGCCGAATTACAACAACGGTAAATGGCCTCAAAATTGTGACACCGCAAGTTCCTTAGACATATCTCAG ATCTCGGACCTGAAGAAGAGAATGGAGAAAGATTGGGTGACCTTAGCCTGTCCATCGGGTGATGGGATGAAATTCTGGGGTCATGAATGGGAGAAGCATGGAACATGCACATCATTGGATGAACACACTTATTTTGAATCAGCCCTCGACCTCAAGAACAAAGCCAACTTGCTCCAACACCTCAAACAAGCAGGGATTCAGCCTGGGAATTTTTTCACTATGGAGAGCATGAAAAGGGCAATTAAAGAAGGGGTAGGTTATGAAGCCTACATAGAGTGCAATGTTGATACACAAGGGAATCATCAAATATACCAAGTCTACATGTGTGTCGATAAATCTGCCAAAAATTTCATTGAATGCCCCATTCTGCCACGTGGAAGAGGATGTGGCTCCCGCGTCGAGTTCCCTTCTTTGTCCCACCATTCCGGCTGA